TCCAGTTCCTGGAGGAGGTCGCGGCTGACGTCTTTGTCGCCCCGGCCGGACAGGATCATCAGGACCAGCGCATCGGGCGGGAAGCTCTTAGCGTCGTCGGCGATGTAGGCGAGCGCGTGGGCCGGCTCCAGGGCGGGCATGATGCCTTCCGTCTCGGACAGCAGCTGGAATGCGCGCAATGCCGCGTCGTCGTTTGCAGCGACGTAGCGCGCGCGGCCGGTCGTCTTGAGAAAAGCGTGCTCGGGACCCACCGCCGGATAGTCGAGGCCGGCCGAGATGCTATGGGTGTTCTGGATCTGCCCGTTCGCGTCCTGCAGCACGAATGAGCGCGTGCCGTGCAGCACACCGATAGTTCCCGCGCACAGCGATGCCGCGTGCTCGCCGGTTGCCAGGCCCAACCCGCCCGCCTCCACTCCGATCAGCTCGACCGCCGGATCATCAACAAACGGCATGAAGCCGCCAATGGCATTGCTCCCACCGCCCACGCACGCGACGACCGCTTTAGGGAGTTGAGAAAACATCTCCAGCGACTGCCGCCGAGCTTCCCAGCCGATCACGCACTGGAAGTCGCGCACCATTAGGGGATACGGATGTGGCCCCACCGCCGAGCCCAGCATGTAATGGGTGGTCTCCACGTTTGTCGCCCAGTCGCGAATCGTCTCGTTGATCGCGTCTTTCAGCGTGCAGGTCCCGCTATTGACGGCTCGCACCTCGGCGCCCAGTAGCTTCATCCGATACACGTTGAGCGACTGCCGCTCCATGTCTTCCGAGCCCATATACACGACGCATTCCAGTCCCAGGGCGGCGCAGACCGTCGCCGCCGCCACGCCGTGCTGGCCGGCGCCGGTCTCCGCGATGATCCTGCTCTTCCCCATCCTCTGCGCGAGCAGGATCTGCCCCAGGGTGTTGTTGATCTTGTGCGCGCCGGTGTGGCAGAGGTCTTCGCGCTTGAGATAGATCCGCGCGCCGCCCAGCTTTTTCGTCAAACCCGCGGCGAAATAAAGCGGCGTCTCCCTGCCGGCGTACTCGCGGAGGTGGCGATGGAACTCGCGGCGAAAAGCGGCGTCGCGCCGCGCGGCGCCGTAGGCCTTCTCCAGCTCGATCAGCGCCGGCATCAGCGTCTCCGACACGTAACGGCCGCCGAAGACGCCGAAGTGACCGCGCCGGTCAGGCGCTTTTTGCGGCGGCGATGAATGCCTTGAGTTTTTCATGATCTTTGATTCCGGGCCTGGCTTCGACGCCGGTGCAAACGTCCACTCCATAGGGACGAACGAGACGAATCGCTTCGGCCACGTTTCCCGCGTCCAGGCCGCCCGCAAGGATCAACCGATCCGGCCTGAGGCCTTCGAGCCAGCTCCAGGGAAACGGTGCGCCCGAGCCGCCGTAGCCCGGCGCCCAGGAGTCCACCAGATAATAGTCGGCCGGAAAGCCATCGATGGCGCCGAGCGATTCCCGATCCCGAACCCGAAACGCCTTGATGACTTTAAGCTCCCAGCCGCGGCAGTATGTCGCGCTCTCGTCGCCGTGAAATTGCAGGCCGGAAAAAGCCTGCTGGCCGATGACGTCGCGGATTTTTGCCGCCGGCTCGTTGACGAAGAGAGCCACCTTGCCGATTTCCGGCGGCACTTGAGCGAGAATCGCCCGCGCTTTCTCCGGCGCTATGTAGCGCGGGCTCGGCGGATAAAAATTGAAGCCGAGAAGATCCGCCCCCAGCTCCACCGCCCGGATCGCGTCGTCGATATTCGTGATGCCGCAGACTTTTATCTTTACCATCTCCGATCACGCGCCACGAACACGATCACGTCAGTAATTCCTTGAGCTTCGCTCCCGGATCCGGCGCGCGCATCAGCGCCTCGCCGATAAGAAATACGCGCGCCCCCAGCGCTTCGACCCTTTCGATCTGCTCGGCGCCGTGAAACCCGCTCTCGCACACCACGACAATGCCCGGCGGCACGAGCGGCAAAAGGCGCTCGGTCGTCTCCAGCTTCACCTCGAAAGTCTTGAGATCGCGGTTGTTGATCCCGACAAGCCGGGCGCCCGCTTCGAGGGCGCGCTCCAGCTCGCTTTCGGTGTGGAC
This sequence is a window from Candidatus Binatia bacterium. Protein-coding genes within it:
- the trpB gene encoding tryptophan synthase subunit beta; translated protein: MKNSRHSSPPQKAPDRRGHFGVFGGRYVSETLMPALIELEKAYGAARRDAAFRREFHRHLREYAGRETPLYFAAGLTKKLGGARIYLKREDLCHTGAHKINNTLGQILLAQRMGKSRIIAETGAGQHGVAAATVCAALGLECVVYMGSEDMERQSLNVYRMKLLGAEVRAVNSGTCTLKDAINETIRDWATNVETTHYMLGSAVGPHPYPLMVRDFQCVIGWEARRQSLEMFSQLPKAVVACVGGGSNAIGGFMPFVDDPAVELIGVEAGGLGLATGEHAASLCAGTIGVLHGTRSFVLQDANGQIQNTHSISAGLDYPAVGPEHAFLKTTGRARYVAANDDAALRAFQLLSETEGIMPALEPAHALAYIADDAKSFPPDALVLMILSGRGDKDVSRDLLQEL
- a CDS encoding phosphoribosylanthranilate isomerase, which encodes MVKIKVCGITNIDDAIRAVELGADLLGFNFYPPSPRYIAPEKARAILAQVPPEIGKVALFVNEPAAKIRDVIGQQAFSGLQFHGDESATYCRGWELKVIKAFRVRDRESLGAIDGFPADYYLVDSWAPGYGGSGAPFPWSWLEGLRPDRLILAGGLDAGNVAEAIRLVRPYGVDVCTGVEARPGIKDHEKLKAFIAAAKSA